A region from the Triticum urartu cultivar G1812 chromosome 1, Tu2.1, whole genome shotgun sequence genome encodes:
- the LOC125546243 gene encoding protein Rf1, mitochondrial-like, whose translation MSSIHLRHCSTMPMSRVCLRRRLSSFSNCTSPPSPTWSPHAAFAAATERVRGGTLSPQDAHHLFDELFRQATPVPERSLDGFLAALGRAMPSEACRDGPSLALTLFNRVCREEAGMRVAPPTIFTYGILMNCCCRMGRPDLGLAYFGRILRAGLKANQIAANTVIKCLCCAKHSDEAVNMLLHRMSDLGCVPDAFSYNTVLKSLCEDGRSLQALDLLLQMASKEGGACSPDMVAYSTVIHGFLKEGKVDKACNLFDEMMRQGVVPDVVTYSSIIDALCKAGAMYKAELFLWQMVDDGVRPDEVTYTSMIHGYSTLGRWKQVRKMFREMTSRGLIPDTVTWNSFMDSLCKHGRTKEAAEVFFSMAGKGSNIVSYTILLHGYANEGSFADMMSLFNSMKGGGIVANCKVFNILIGAYAKRGLIDEAMLILTEMRGQGLSPDVVTYSTLISAHWRMGKLTDAMDKFSQMVVGTGVQPDTVVYHSLVQFLCTHGDLVKAKELISEMMNKSIARPNTALFSSIMDSLCNEGRVIDAHHIFDLVIDIGEKPDISMFSTLIDGYCLVGEMDKACGVLDAMVSAGIEPNVITYSTLVSRYCKRGRIDDGLILFRQMLHKKVKPTTVTYETILNGLFRAGRTADAKKIFDEMIESGIMVSISTYNIILGGLCRNNCADEAIILFQKLRAMNVKFNITTLNTIINALYKVERREEANDLFAALPASGLVPNASTYGVMVQNLLKEGAVEEADSMFSSMEKSGCAPSSRLVNDVIRTLLEKGEIVKAGKYMSKVDEKSISLEASTSSLLLSLFSGNGKYREQLQLLPAKYQFFDGIS comes from the coding sequence ATGTCCAGCATCCACCTCCGCCATTGCTCCACTATGCCCATGTCCCGCGTctgcctccgccgccgcctctcctccttctccaaCTGCACCTCGCCGCCCTCACCAACCTGGTCTCCCCACGCCGCCTTTGCCGCGGCCACGGAGCGCGTCCGCGGCGGAACGCTCAGCCCGCAAGACGCACACCACCTGTTCGACGAATTGTTTCGGCAGGCCACTCCGGTTCCCGAGCGCTCCCTTGATGGATTCCTTGCCGCCCTCGGCCGTGCCATGCCCTCTGAGGCCTGCAGAGACGGCCCCTCCCTCGCCCTCACCCTCTTCAACCGTGTCTGCCGAGAAGAAGCCGGCATGCGGGTTGCGCCGCCAACCATCTTCACCTACGGCATCCTCATGAACTGCTGCTGCCGTATGGGTCGTCCGGACCTAGGGCTCGCCTACTTTGGGCGCATCCTCAGGGCGGGCCTGAAGGCAAACCAGATCGCCGCCAACACCGTCATCAAGTGCCTCTGCTGCGCAAAACATAGTGACGAGGCTGTCAATATGCTGCTTCATAGGATGTCCGACCTCGGCTGTGTGCCTGATGCCTTCTCATACAACACCGTTCTGAAGAGCTTGTGTGAAGATGGCAGGAGCTTGCAGGCGCTCGACCTACTGCTCCAGATGGCGTCGAAGGAAGGAGGTGCCTGCTCCCCCGACATGGTGGCATATAGCACGGTCATCCACGGCTTCTTGAAGGAAGGCAAAGTAGACAAGGCATGCAATCTGTTCGATGAAATGATGCGGCAAGGGGTTGTGCCTGATGTGGTGACGTATAGCTCGATTATCGATGCATTGTGCAAAGCTGGAGCAATGTACAAGGCAGAGTTGTTCCTTTGGCAGATGGTTGATGATGGTGTTCGACCCGATGAGGTGACATATACTAGCATGATCCATGGATATTCCACTTTGGGCCGGTGGAAACAGGTGCGTAAAATGTTCAGAGAAATGACAAGCCGTGGTCTTATACCAGATACTGTCACTTGGAACTCGTTCATGGACTCCCTCTGCAAGCATGGAAGAACCAAAGAAGCTGCAGAAGTTTTCTTTTCCATGGCTGGAAAGGGCAGCAATATTGTCTCCTACACTATTCTTCTTCATGGGTATGCCAATGAAGGAAGCTTTGCTGATATGATGAGTCTCTTCAATTCAATGAAAGGCGGCGGCATTGTAGCCAACTGCAAAGTTTTCAACATATTAATTGGTGCATATGCTAAACGAGGGCTGATAGATGAAGCTATGCTTATACTTACTGAAATGCGGGGACAAGGACTGAGTCCGGATGTAGTCACCTATTCAACTCTAATATCTGCACATTGGAGAATGGGTAAGCTGACTGATGCCATGGATAAGTTCAGTCAGATGGTTGTTGGTACGGGAGTACAGCCGGACACAGTTGTTTATCACTCCCTAGTTCAGTTCTTATGTACACATGGTGATTTGGTGAAAGCGAAGGAGTTGATTTCTGAAATGATGAATAAAAGTATTGCTCGTCCAAACACTGCACTCTTCAGTTCAATAATGGACAGTCTATGCAATGAAGGAAGGGTTATAGATGCACACCATATCTTTGACTTGGTTATAGACATAGGTGAGAAACCTGATATCAGTATGTTTAGTACGCTGATTGACGGATATTGCTTAGTCGGCGAGATGGACAAAGCATGTGGAGTACTTGATGCCATGGTATCAGCTGGCATTGAGCCTAATGTCATTACGTATAGCACACTTGTCAGTAGATATTGTAAACGTGGAAGGATCGATGATGGGTTGATTCTTTTCAGACAAATGTTGCATAAGAAAGTTAAACCTACAACTGTTACATATGAAACCATACTGAATGGATTATTTCGTGCTGGGAGAACTGCTGATGCGAAGAAAATCTTCGATGAGATGATCGAAAGTGGAATAATGGTGAGCATTTCTACATACAATATAATTCTTGGAGGACTTTGTAGAAATAATTGCGCAGATGAAGCGATCATCCTATTCCAGAAATTACGTGCAATGAATGTGAAGTTCAATATCACAACACTCAATACCATCATTAATGCATTGTACAAGGTTGAAAGAAGAGAAGAAGCTAATGATTTATTTGCTGCATTACCAGCCAGCGGGTTGGTGCCTAATGCTTCCACTTACGGAGTAATGGTACAAAATCTTCTAAAAGAAGGAGCAGTGGAGGAAGCTGACAGTATGTTCTCATCAATGGAGAAGAGTGGTTGTGCTCCTAGCTCTCGTCTTGTAAATGATGTCATCAGAACTTTATTGGAAAAGGGGGAGATAGTCAAGGCCGGAAAATATATGTCTAAAGTTGATGAGAAGAGCATCTCACTTGAAGCTTCAACTAGTTCGTTGTTGTTGTCTCTCTTTTCAGGGAATGGGAAATATCGGGAACAACTACAATTGCTCCCTGCAAAGTACCAATTTTTCGATGGAATCAGTTGA